A genomic stretch from Strongyloides ratti genome assembly S_ratti_ED321, chromosome : 1 includes:
- a CDS encoding DPH3 homolog yields MSVFHDEVEIEDFDFDEEKSVYWYPCPCGDRFEITKEMLELGEDVATCPSCSLIIRVIYDPEMFSNMETISITVKASA; encoded by the exons atgtctgTTTTTCATGATGAGGTAGAAATTGAAGATTTTGATtttgatgaagaaaaaagTGTTTATTGGTATCCATGTCCTTGTGGTGATCGTTTTGAAATTACaaa AGAAATGTTGGAGTTAGGTGAAGATGTGGCAACGTGTCCTAGTTGTTCATTAATTATTAGAGTTATATATGATCCAGAAATGTTTTCAAATATGGAGACTATTTCAATTACCGTTAAAGCTTCAGCATAA